The following are encoded together in the Cynocephalus volans isolate mCynVol1 chromosome 4, mCynVol1.pri, whole genome shotgun sequence genome:
- the GPR83 gene encoding G-protein coupled receptor 83 isoform X2, whose translation MLPRFLLLFLLPLVRATERPEGRADEQSLEAAPAVPNASRFFSWDNYTFSDWQNFAGRRRYGAESQKPTAKALLIAAYSGIIVFSLFGNVLVCHVIFKNQRMHSATSLFIVNLAVADIMITLLNTPFTLVIMHPLKPRISITKGVIYIVVIWTMATFFSLPHAICQKLFTFKYSEDTVRSLCLPDFPEPADLFWKYLDLATFILLYILPLLIISVAYARVAKKLWLCNTIGDVTTEQYLALRRKKKKTIKMLMLVVVLFALCWFPLNCYVLLLSSKVIRTNNALYFAFHWFAMSSTCYNPFIYCWLNENFRVELKALLSMCQSSPKPQEDRPPSPVPSFRVAWTEKSNRRRAPLADNFLPSSQLQSGKTDLSSVEPIVVMS comes from the exons ATGCTCCCTCGCTTCTtgctgctcttcctcctccccttggTGCGGGCCACCGAGCGCCCCGAGGGCCGGGCCGACGAGCAGAGCCTGGAGGCCGCCCCGGCCGTGCCCAACGCCTCGCGCTTCTTCTCCTGGGACAACTACACCTTCTCCGACTGGCAGAACTTCGCGGGCAGGAGGCGCTACGGCGCCGAGTCCCAGAAGCCCACGGCGAAAGCCCTGCTCATCGCCGCGTACTCCGGCATCATCGTCTTCTCGCTCTTTGGCAACGTCCTGGTCTGTCATGTCATCTTCAAGAACCAGCGAATGCACTCGGCCACCAGCCTCTTCATCGTCAACCTGGCCGTCGCCGACATCATGATCACGCTGCTTAACACCCCGTTCACTTTG GTCATCATGCATCCGTTAAAACCCCGGATCTCAATCACAAAGGGCGTCATCTACATCGTTGTCATTTGGACCATGgctacattcttttctctccCACATGCTATCTGCCAGAAATTATTTACCTTCAAGTACAG TGAGGACACTGTGCGCTCTCTGTGCCTACCAGACTTCCCCGAGCCAGCTGACCTCTTCTGGAAGTACCTGGACTTGGCCACCTTCATCCTGCTCTACATCCTGCCCCTCCTTATCATCTCCGTGGCCTATGCCCGTGTGGCCAAGAAGCTGTGGCTCTGCAACACGATCGGCGACGTGACCACGGAGCAGTACCTCGCCCTGCGGCGCAAGAAGAAGAAGACCATCAAGATGCTGATGCTGGTGGTGGTCCTTTTCGCCCTCTGCTGGTTCCCCCTCAACTGCTATGTCCTCCTCCTGTCCAGCAAGGTCATCCGCACCAACAATGCCCTGTACTTTGCCTTCCACTGGTTTGCCATGAGCAGCACCTGCTACAACCCCTTCATCTACTGCTGGCTGAATGAGAACTTCAGAGTCGAGCTAAAGGCACTACTGAGCATGTGCCAAAGCTCACCCAAGCCTCAGGAGGACAGGCCACCCTCTCCGGTCCCTTCCTTCAGGGTAGCTTGGACAGAGAAAAGCAATCGCCGGAGGGCTCCACTAGCTGATAACTTCTTGCCCTCCTCCCAACTCCAGTCTGGGAAGACAGACCTGTCCTCTGTGGAACCCATTGTGGTAATGAGTTAG
- the GPR83 gene encoding G-protein coupled receptor 83 isoform X1 — MLPRFLLLFLLPLVRATERPEGRADEQSLEAAPAVPNASRFFSWDNYTFSDWQNFAGRRRYGAESQKPTAKALLIAAYSGIIVFSLFGNVLVCHVIFKNQRMHSATSLFIVNLAVADIMITLLNTPFTLVRFVNSTWVFGKGMCHVSRFAQYCSLHVSALTLTAIAVDRHQVIMHPLKPRISITKGVIYIVVIWTMATFFSLPHAICQKLFTFKYSEDTVRSLCLPDFPEPADLFWKYLDLATFILLYILPLLIISVAYARVAKKLWLCNTIGDVTTEQYLALRRKKKKTIKMLMLVVVLFALCWFPLNCYVLLLSSKVIRTNNALYFAFHWFAMSSTCYNPFIYCWLNENFRVELKALLSMCQSSPKPQEDRPPSPVPSFRVAWTEKSNRRRAPLADNFLPSSQLQSGKTDLSSVEPIVVMS, encoded by the exons ATGCTCCCTCGCTTCTtgctgctcttcctcctccccttggTGCGGGCCACCGAGCGCCCCGAGGGCCGGGCCGACGAGCAGAGCCTGGAGGCCGCCCCGGCCGTGCCCAACGCCTCGCGCTTCTTCTCCTGGGACAACTACACCTTCTCCGACTGGCAGAACTTCGCGGGCAGGAGGCGCTACGGCGCCGAGTCCCAGAAGCCCACGGCGAAAGCCCTGCTCATCGCCGCGTACTCCGGCATCATCGTCTTCTCGCTCTTTGGCAACGTCCTGGTCTGTCATGTCATCTTCAAGAACCAGCGAATGCACTCGGCCACCAGCCTCTTCATCGTCAACCTGGCCGTCGCCGACATCATGATCACGCTGCTTAACACCCCGTTCACTTTG GTCCGCTTTGTGAACAGCACATGGGTGTTCGGGAAGGGCATGTGTCATGTCAGCCGCTTTGCTCAATACTGCTCGCTGCACGTCTCAGCACTGACACTGACGGCCATTGCTGTAGACCGCCACCAG GTCATCATGCATCCGTTAAAACCCCGGATCTCAATCACAAAGGGCGTCATCTACATCGTTGTCATTTGGACCATGgctacattcttttctctccCACATGCTATCTGCCAGAAATTATTTACCTTCAAGTACAG TGAGGACACTGTGCGCTCTCTGTGCCTACCAGACTTCCCCGAGCCAGCTGACCTCTTCTGGAAGTACCTGGACTTGGCCACCTTCATCCTGCTCTACATCCTGCCCCTCCTTATCATCTCCGTGGCCTATGCCCGTGTGGCCAAGAAGCTGTGGCTCTGCAACACGATCGGCGACGTGACCACGGAGCAGTACCTCGCCCTGCGGCGCAAGAAGAAGAAGACCATCAAGATGCTGATGCTGGTGGTGGTCCTTTTCGCCCTCTGCTGGTTCCCCCTCAACTGCTATGTCCTCCTCCTGTCCAGCAAGGTCATCCGCACCAACAATGCCCTGTACTTTGCCTTCCACTGGTTTGCCATGAGCAGCACCTGCTACAACCCCTTCATCTACTGCTGGCTGAATGAGAACTTCAGAGTCGAGCTAAAGGCACTACTGAGCATGTGCCAAAGCTCACCCAAGCCTCAGGAGGACAGGCCACCCTCTCCGGTCCCTTCCTTCAGGGTAGCTTGGACAGAGAAAAGCAATCGCCGGAGGGCTCCACTAGCTGATAACTTCTTGCCCTCCTCCCAACTCCAGTCTGGGAAGACAGACCTGTCCTCTGTGGAACCCATTGTGGTAATGAGTTAG